The following are from one region of the Jatrophihabitans telluris genome:
- a CDS encoding fumarylacetoacetate hydrolase family protein — MRLAVVRIDDHATPAVLLSDGPQQWVQPVSLGDAETADPWLGWLRAGADADAITPVGQRVSLAEAQLAAPLRRPGKIIAIGLNYADHTAETGLEAPAEPLTFAKYSSSITGPHDEIRIPKSVTTDVDWEAELAVVIGARCGPSERGTRAHIAAYTVANDVSARDVQFRDGQWTRAKSMDTFCPIGPTLVTADEVSDPHGLRIYTEVNGRLMQDASTADLIFDIDFLLDYLTETTTLEPGDLILTGTPPGCGGFRTPPLFLGDGDLVECGVAGIGLLSNRVRYF, encoded by the coding sequence ATGCGGCTTGCCGTTGTGCGTATCGATGACCACGCCACGCCCGCCGTGCTGCTCAGCGACGGACCCCAGCAATGGGTACAGCCGGTCTCCCTCGGCGACGCTGAGACCGCCGACCCCTGGCTCGGCTGGCTTCGTGCCGGGGCCGACGCCGACGCGATTACCCCAGTGGGGCAACGGGTTTCGTTGGCCGAGGCCCAGCTCGCGGCGCCGCTGCGTCGGCCGGGCAAGATCATCGCCATCGGTCTCAACTACGCCGACCACACGGCCGAGACCGGGCTCGAGGCCCCGGCCGAGCCGCTCACCTTCGCCAAGTACAGCTCATCGATCACCGGTCCCCACGACGAGATCCGCATTCCCAAGAGCGTCACCACCGACGTCGACTGGGAGGCCGAACTCGCCGTCGTCATCGGCGCCCGGTGCGGGCCCTCCGAGCGCGGCACCCGCGCCCACATCGCGGCCTACACCGTCGCCAACGACGTCTCGGCGCGGGACGTGCAATTCCGCGATGGCCAGTGGACGCGGGCCAAGAGCATGGACACCTTCTGCCCCATCGGCCCGACCCTGGTCACCGCGGACGAGGTCAGCGACCCGCACGGGCTGCGCATCTACACCGAGGTCAACGGCCGTCTGATGCAGGACGCCAGCACCGCTGACCTGATCTTCGACATCGACTTCCTGCTCGACTACCTCACCGAGACGACCACGCTGGAACCGGGCGACCTCATCCTCACCGGGACGCCGCCGGGCTGCGGTGGATTCCGCACCCCGCCGCTGTTCCTCGGTGACGGTGACCTGGTGGAATGTGGCGTGGCCGGAATCGGCCTGCTGAGCAACAGGGTGAGGTACTTCTGA